Proteins encoded by one window of Castor canadensis chromosome 2, mCasCan1.hap1v2, whole genome shotgun sequence:
- the Ephb6 gene encoding ephrin type-B receptor 6 isoform X1 — MATEGAAQFGSGVAGMVCSLWVLVLGPSVLALEEVLLDTTGETSEIGWLTYPPGGWDEVSVLDDQRRLTRTFEACHVAGAPPGTGQDNWLQTHFVERRGAQRAHIRLHFSVRACSSLSVSGGTCRETFTLYYRQAEEPDSPDSISAWHLKRWTKVDTIAADESFPASSSAWTLGPHRTGQRAGLQLNVKERSFGPLTQRGFYVAFQDTGACLALVAVKLFSYTCPTVLRAFASFPETQASGAGGASLVAAVGTCVVHAEPEEDGVGGQAGGSPPRLHCNGEGKWMVAVGSCRCQPGHQPARGDKACQACPVGSYKSLAGNAPCSPCPARSHAPDPAAPVCPCLQGFYRASSDPPEAPCTGPPSAPRELWFEVQGSALMLHWRLPQELGGRGDLLFNVVCKECGGHQEPGNGGMCRRCRDEVHFDPRQRGLTESRVLVGGLRAHIPYILEVQAVNGVSELSPDPPQVAAINVSTSHEVPSAVPVVHQVSRAANSITVSWPQPDQTNGNILDYQLRYYDQAEDESHSFTLTSETNTATVTRLSPGHIYGFQVRARTAAGHGPYGGKVYFQTLPQGELSSQLPEKLSLVIGSILGALAFLLLAAITVLAVIFQRKRRGTGYTEQLQQYSSPGLGVKYYIDPSTYEDPCQAIRELAREVDPAYIKIEEVIGSGSFGEVHRGRLQPRGRREQAVAIQALWAGGAESLQMTFLGRAALLGQFQHPNILRLEGVVTKSRPLMVLTELMDLGPLDSFLRQREGQFSSLQLVAMQRGVAAAMQYLASFAFVHRALSARSVLVNSHLVCKVARLGHSPQGSSCLLRWAAPEVIAHGKHTISSDVWSFGILMWEVMSYGERPYWDMSDQEVLNAIEQEFRLPPPPGCPPGLHLLMLDTWQKDRARRPHFDQLVAAFDKMIRKPDTLQADGGPGDRPSQALLNPVALDFPCLDSPQAWLLAIGLECYQDNFSKFGLCTFSDVAQLNLEDLPALGITLAGHQKKLMHNIQLLQQHLRQPGSVEV; from the exons ATGGCTACTGAGGGGGCTGCCCAGTTTGGGAGTGGAGTGGCAGGCATGGTGTGCAGTCTATGGGTCCTAGTCCTAGGACCCTCAGTTCTGGCTCTGGAAG AAGTGTTACTGGATACCACAGGAGAGACCTCTGAGATTGGCTGGCTCACCTACCCACCAGGTGGG TGGGACGAGGTGAGTGTTTTAGATGACCAGCGCCGTCTGACTCGGACCTTCGAAGCATGCCATGTTGCAGGGGCCCCTCCAGGCACCGGACAGGACAATTGGCTGCAGACACACTTTGTGGAGCGGCGAGGGGCCCAGAGGGCACACATCCGACTACACTTCTCTGTGCGGGCATGCTCCAGCCTGAGTGTGAGCGGGGGCACCTGCCGGGAGACCTTCACACTTTACTACCGCCAGGCTGAGGAGCCTGACAGCCCTGACAGCATTTCAGCCTGGCACCTCAAACGCTGGACCAAGGTGGACACAATTGCAGCAGATGAGAGCTTCCCTGCTTCTTCCTCTGCATGGACTTTAGGACCCCACAGGACTGGTCAGCGGGCCGGGCTACAGCTGAATGTCAAGGAGCGCAGCTTTGGCCCTCTTACCCAGCGTGGTTTCTATGTGGCCTTTCAGGACACTGGGGCCTGCTTGGCTCTTGTAGCAGTCAAGCTCTTCTCCTACACCTGCCCCACTGTGCTCCGTGCCTTTGCCTCCTTTCCTGAGACTCAGGCCAGTGGGGCTGGGGGGGCCTCCCTGGTGGCAGCTGTGGGCACCTGTGTGGTTCATGCAGAACCAGAGGAGGATGGAGTGGGAGGCCAGGCAGGGGGCAGCCCCCCAAGGCTGCACTGCAATGGGGAGGGAAAATGGATGGTGGCCGTTGGGAGCTGTCGCTGCCAGCCTGGACACCAGCCTGCACGTGGAGACAAAGCCTGCCAAG cCTGCCCTGTGGGGTCCTACAAGTCCTTGGCTGGGAATGCCCCCtgctcaccatgcccagcccgcAGCCACGCCCCTGACCCTGCTGCCCCTGTTTGCCCTTGCCTCCAGGGCTTCTACCGGGCCAGTTCTGACCCACCTGAGGCCCCCTGCACTG GCCCTCCATCAGCTCCCCGGGAGCTTTGGTTCGAGGTGCAAGGCTCGGCACTCATGCTGCACTGGCGCCTGCCACAAGAGCTGGGGGGCCGAGGGGACCTGCTTTTCAATGTTGTATGCAAGGAGTGCGGAGGTCACCAGGAGCCCGGCAATGGGGGCATGTGTCGTCGCTGCAGGGATGAGGTGCATTTTGACCCCCGCCAGAGGGGACTGACTGAAAGTCGAGTATTGGTCGGGGGGCTCCGAGCACACATACCTTACATCTTGGAAGTGCAGGCTGTCAATGGAGTGTCTGAGCTCAGCCCTGACCCTCCCCAAGTTGCAGCCATCAATGTCAGCACCAGTCACGAAg TCCCCTCTGCAGTCCCTGTGGTACACCAGGTGAGTCGGGCAGCCAATAGCATCACAGTGTCCTGGCCACAGCCCGACCAGACAAATGGGAACATTCTGGACTATCAGCTCCGCTACTATGACCAG GCAGAAGACGAATCCCATTCCTTCACCTTGACCAGTGAGACCAACACTGCCACTGTGACACGGCTGAGCCCTGGCCACATCTACGGCTTCCAGGTGCGGGCTCGGACAGCAGCTGGCCACGGTCCCTATGGGGGCAAAGTCTATTTTCAGACACTGCCTCAAG GTGAGCTGTCTTCCCAACTTCCGGAGAAGCTGTCCTTGGTGATTGGCTCCATCCTGGGGGCCTTGGCCTTCCTCTTGCTGGCAGCCATCACTGTGCTGGCTGTCATCTTCCAGCG GAAACGGCGTGGGACAGGCTACACAGAGCAACTGCAGCAGTACAGCAGCCCAG GGCTTGGGGTAAAGTATTACATTGACCCCTCCACATATGAGGACCCCTGCCAGGCCATCCGAGAACTTGCCCGGGAGGTCGACCCTGCATACATCAAGATTGAGGAGGTCATTGGCTCAG GCTCCTTTGGAGAAGTGCACCGGGGCCGACTGCAGCCCCGGGGACGGCGGGAACAGGCTGTGGCCATCCAAGCCCTTTGGGCTGGGGGAGCTGAGAGCCTGCAGATGACCTTCCTAGGCCGGGCTGCACTGCTGGGCCAGTTTCAGCACCCCAACATCCTGAGGCTAGAGGGGGTGGTCACCAAGAGCCGGCCTCTCATGGTGCTCACAGAGCTCATGGATCTTGGTCCCCTGGACAGCTTCCTCAGG CAGCGCGAGGGCCAGTTCAGCAGCCTGCAGCTGGTGGCTATGCAGCGGGGAGTGGCTGCTGCCATGCAGTACCTTGCCAGCTTTGCCTTTGTGCACCGTGCACTCTCTGCCAGAAGTGTGCTGGTGAATAGCCACCTAGTGTGCAAGGTGGCCCGTCTTGGCCACAGTCCTCAG GGCTCAAGTTGTTTGCTTCGCTGGGCAGCCCCTGAGGTCATTGCACATGGAAAGCATACCATCTCTAGTGATGTCTGGAGCTTTGGGATACTTATGTGGGAAGTGATGAGCTATGGAGAACGGCCCTACTGGGACATGAGTGACCAGGAG GTACTAAATGCAATAGAGCAGGAGTTCCggctgcctccacctccaggtTGTCCTCCTGGACTACATTTGCTGATGCTGGACACTTGGCAGAAGGATCGTGCAAGGCGGCCTCACTTTGACCAGTTGGTGGCTGCATTTGACAAGATGATCCGAAAGCCAGACACCCTGCAAGCTGATGGGGGCCCTGGGGACAG ACCTTCCCAGGCCCTCCTGAACCCTGTGGCCCTGGACTTTCCTTGCTTGGACTCACCCCAGGCCTGGCTTTTGGCCATTGGACTGGAATGCTATCAGGACAACTTCTCCAAGTTTGGCCTCTGTACCTTCAGCGATGTGGCTCAGCTCAACCTGGA AGACCTGCCAGCCCTGGGCATCACCCTGGCTGGCCACCAGAAGAAGCTGATGCACAATATCCAGCTCCTTCAGCAGCACCTGAGGCAGCCAGGTTCAGTGGAGGTGTGA
- the Ephb6 gene encoding ephrin type-B receptor 6 isoform X2, with amino-acid sequence MATEGAAQFGSGVAGMVCSLWVLVLGPSVLALEEVLLDTTGETSEIGWLTYPPGGWDEVSVLDDQRRLTRTFEACHVAGAPPGTGQDNWLQTHFVERRGAQRAHIRLHFSVRACSSLSVSGGTCRETFTLYYRQAEEPDSPDSISAWHLKRWTKVDTIAADESFPASSSAWTLGPHRTGQRAGLQLNVKERSFGPLTQRGFYVAFQDTGACLALVAVKLFSYTCPTVLRAFASFPETQASGAGGASLVAAVGTCVVHAEPEEDGVGGQAGGSPPRLHCNGEGKWMVAVGSCRCQPGHQPARGDKACQACPVGSYKSLAGNAPCSPCPARSHAPDPAAPVCPCLQGFYRASSDPPEAPCTGPPSAPRELWFEVQGSALMLHWRLPQELGGRGDLLFNVVCKECGGHQEPGNGGMCRRCRDEVHFDPRQRGLTESRVLVGGLRAHIPYILEVQAVNGVSELSPDPPQVAAINVSTSHEVPSAVPVVHQVSRAANSITVSWPQPDQTNGNILDYQLRYYDQAEDESHSFTLTSETNTATVTRLSPGHIYGFQVRARTAAGHGPYGGKVYFQTLPQGELSSQLPEKLSLVIGSILGALAFLLLAAITVLAVIFQRKRRGTGYTEQLQQYSSPGLGVKYYIDPSTYEDPCQAIRELAREVDPAYIKIEEVIGSGSFGEVHRGRLQPRGRREQAVAIQALWAGGAESLQMTFLGRAALLGQFQHPNILRLEGVVTKSRPLMVLTELMDLGPLDSFLRREGQFSSLQLVAMQRGVAAAMQYLASFAFVHRALSARSVLVNSHLVCKVARLGHSPQGSSCLLRWAAPEVIAHGKHTISSDVWSFGILMWEVMSYGERPYWDMSDQEVLNAIEQEFRLPPPPGCPPGLHLLMLDTWQKDRARRPHFDQLVAAFDKMIRKPDTLQADGGPGDRPSQALLNPVALDFPCLDSPQAWLLAIGLECYQDNFSKFGLCTFSDVAQLNLEDLPALGITLAGHQKKLMHNIQLLQQHLRQPGSVEV; translated from the exons ATGGCTACTGAGGGGGCTGCCCAGTTTGGGAGTGGAGTGGCAGGCATGGTGTGCAGTCTATGGGTCCTAGTCCTAGGACCCTCAGTTCTGGCTCTGGAAG AAGTGTTACTGGATACCACAGGAGAGACCTCTGAGATTGGCTGGCTCACCTACCCACCAGGTGGG TGGGACGAGGTGAGTGTTTTAGATGACCAGCGCCGTCTGACTCGGACCTTCGAAGCATGCCATGTTGCAGGGGCCCCTCCAGGCACCGGACAGGACAATTGGCTGCAGACACACTTTGTGGAGCGGCGAGGGGCCCAGAGGGCACACATCCGACTACACTTCTCTGTGCGGGCATGCTCCAGCCTGAGTGTGAGCGGGGGCACCTGCCGGGAGACCTTCACACTTTACTACCGCCAGGCTGAGGAGCCTGACAGCCCTGACAGCATTTCAGCCTGGCACCTCAAACGCTGGACCAAGGTGGACACAATTGCAGCAGATGAGAGCTTCCCTGCTTCTTCCTCTGCATGGACTTTAGGACCCCACAGGACTGGTCAGCGGGCCGGGCTACAGCTGAATGTCAAGGAGCGCAGCTTTGGCCCTCTTACCCAGCGTGGTTTCTATGTGGCCTTTCAGGACACTGGGGCCTGCTTGGCTCTTGTAGCAGTCAAGCTCTTCTCCTACACCTGCCCCACTGTGCTCCGTGCCTTTGCCTCCTTTCCTGAGACTCAGGCCAGTGGGGCTGGGGGGGCCTCCCTGGTGGCAGCTGTGGGCACCTGTGTGGTTCATGCAGAACCAGAGGAGGATGGAGTGGGAGGCCAGGCAGGGGGCAGCCCCCCAAGGCTGCACTGCAATGGGGAGGGAAAATGGATGGTGGCCGTTGGGAGCTGTCGCTGCCAGCCTGGACACCAGCCTGCACGTGGAGACAAAGCCTGCCAAG cCTGCCCTGTGGGGTCCTACAAGTCCTTGGCTGGGAATGCCCCCtgctcaccatgcccagcccgcAGCCACGCCCCTGACCCTGCTGCCCCTGTTTGCCCTTGCCTCCAGGGCTTCTACCGGGCCAGTTCTGACCCACCTGAGGCCCCCTGCACTG GCCCTCCATCAGCTCCCCGGGAGCTTTGGTTCGAGGTGCAAGGCTCGGCACTCATGCTGCACTGGCGCCTGCCACAAGAGCTGGGGGGCCGAGGGGACCTGCTTTTCAATGTTGTATGCAAGGAGTGCGGAGGTCACCAGGAGCCCGGCAATGGGGGCATGTGTCGTCGCTGCAGGGATGAGGTGCATTTTGACCCCCGCCAGAGGGGACTGACTGAAAGTCGAGTATTGGTCGGGGGGCTCCGAGCACACATACCTTACATCTTGGAAGTGCAGGCTGTCAATGGAGTGTCTGAGCTCAGCCCTGACCCTCCCCAAGTTGCAGCCATCAATGTCAGCACCAGTCACGAAg TCCCCTCTGCAGTCCCTGTGGTACACCAGGTGAGTCGGGCAGCCAATAGCATCACAGTGTCCTGGCCACAGCCCGACCAGACAAATGGGAACATTCTGGACTATCAGCTCCGCTACTATGACCAG GCAGAAGACGAATCCCATTCCTTCACCTTGACCAGTGAGACCAACACTGCCACTGTGACACGGCTGAGCCCTGGCCACATCTACGGCTTCCAGGTGCGGGCTCGGACAGCAGCTGGCCACGGTCCCTATGGGGGCAAAGTCTATTTTCAGACACTGCCTCAAG GTGAGCTGTCTTCCCAACTTCCGGAGAAGCTGTCCTTGGTGATTGGCTCCATCCTGGGGGCCTTGGCCTTCCTCTTGCTGGCAGCCATCACTGTGCTGGCTGTCATCTTCCAGCG GAAACGGCGTGGGACAGGCTACACAGAGCAACTGCAGCAGTACAGCAGCCCAG GGCTTGGGGTAAAGTATTACATTGACCCCTCCACATATGAGGACCCCTGCCAGGCCATCCGAGAACTTGCCCGGGAGGTCGACCCTGCATACATCAAGATTGAGGAGGTCATTGGCTCAG GCTCCTTTGGAGAAGTGCACCGGGGCCGACTGCAGCCCCGGGGACGGCGGGAACAGGCTGTGGCCATCCAAGCCCTTTGGGCTGGGGGAGCTGAGAGCCTGCAGATGACCTTCCTAGGCCGGGCTGCACTGCTGGGCCAGTTTCAGCACCCCAACATCCTGAGGCTAGAGGGGGTGGTCACCAAGAGCCGGCCTCTCATGGTGCTCACAGAGCTCATGGATCTTGGTCCCCTGGACAGCTTCCTCAGG CGCGAGGGCCAGTTCAGCAGCCTGCAGCTGGTGGCTATGCAGCGGGGAGTGGCTGCTGCCATGCAGTACCTTGCCAGCTTTGCCTTTGTGCACCGTGCACTCTCTGCCAGAAGTGTGCTGGTGAATAGCCACCTAGTGTGCAAGGTGGCCCGTCTTGGCCACAGTCCTCAG GGCTCAAGTTGTTTGCTTCGCTGGGCAGCCCCTGAGGTCATTGCACATGGAAAGCATACCATCTCTAGTGATGTCTGGAGCTTTGGGATACTTATGTGGGAAGTGATGAGCTATGGAGAACGGCCCTACTGGGACATGAGTGACCAGGAG GTACTAAATGCAATAGAGCAGGAGTTCCggctgcctccacctccaggtTGTCCTCCTGGACTACATTTGCTGATGCTGGACACTTGGCAGAAGGATCGTGCAAGGCGGCCTCACTTTGACCAGTTGGTGGCTGCATTTGACAAGATGATCCGAAAGCCAGACACCCTGCAAGCTGATGGGGGCCCTGGGGACAG ACCTTCCCAGGCCCTCCTGAACCCTGTGGCCCTGGACTTTCCTTGCTTGGACTCACCCCAGGCCTGGCTTTTGGCCATTGGACTGGAATGCTATCAGGACAACTTCTCCAAGTTTGGCCTCTGTACCTTCAGCGATGTGGCTCAGCTCAACCTGGA AGACCTGCCAGCCCTGGGCATCACCCTGGCTGGCCACCAGAAGAAGCTGATGCACAATATCCAGCTCCTTCAGCAGCACCTGAGGCAGCCAGGTTCAGTGGAGGTGTGA